The following coding sequences lie in one Metallumcola ferriviriculae genomic window:
- a CDS encoding IS1634 family transposase — protein MYVKKSISNGKVYLSFVQGYRQNGKVKQKTVEKLGYLEDLEKEYPDPIAHFKRVAKERTKNEVPQKKLELDLLAKLPDQAALRKNLGYTVPKSVYSLLGLREYFQNKQRHLIVDYNLNSIFSLLIFNRFLFPSSKRHAFETKDYFFESFDFSLADIYRALDYFAGYSNEIQRHLHSRISELIARDNQLGYYDVTNYYFEIPYEDEDEYDEDGNMIKKGQKKRGPSKEHRKDPIIQMGLLMDTNGIPMAFNTFSGGESEKLSLLPTIRRVKRDFALERIIVVADRGLNTSDNTTFLSGKNHDDMAGNDGYVYGQSVLGADKEFKEWVLNQEDYLIDKEEDKDGNTVFFKHKFRIHAKKIQLKGTDGKRAQKMEIFQKQMVYYSDKYAKKQKKDRDKAIAKAKELIAKPGKYTRATSIGAAGYVSNIKFLKQTGEIPDGLVLSLNEARIQKEEKYDGYYSIVTSEKHLSDREIRDIYKGLWEIEESFKVIKSEFKARPVYVKKDAHVEAHFLVCFVALVIMRVLEQMLEKKHTVKQIRNSLISYSCSYLEQNYYLFDYRDDVIESIESVFGFDLSKKIMSQAAIKKILQYKK, from the coding sequence ATGTATGTAAAGAAAAGTATCAGTAATGGTAAGGTCTATTTGTCTTTTGTCCAAGGTTATAGACAGAATGGAAAGGTAAAACAAAAAACAGTTGAGAAACTTGGCTATCTTGAAGATCTGGAAAAGGAATATCCTGATCCTATTGCACATTTCAAGCGGGTTGCAAAGGAACGTACCAAGAACGAAGTTCCGCAAAAAAAACTAGAACTTGACCTGTTAGCTAAGCTTCCGGATCAAGCAGCATTGCGCAAAAATCTTGGTTATACTGTGCCAAAATCAGTATACTCTCTACTTGGTCTTAGAGAATATTTCCAGAACAAGCAAAGGCATTTAATCGTAGATTATAACCTAAACAGCATATTCAGTCTGCTCATTTTCAACCGCTTTTTATTTCCTTCATCAAAAAGACACGCCTTTGAAACCAAGGATTATTTCTTTGAATCCTTTGACTTTTCACTGGCTGACATTTACCGTGCTCTGGATTACTTTGCCGGATATTCAAATGAGATCCAACGGCATCTCCATAGTAGAATATCGGAACTTATAGCAAGAGATAACCAGCTTGGATATTATGATGTCACCAACTACTACTTCGAGATCCCTTATGAGGATGAAGATGAATACGATGAAGACGGGAATATGATTAAAAAGGGTCAAAAAAAACGTGGCCCATCTAAAGAGCACCGTAAAGATCCCATCATTCAAATGGGACTCCTGATGGATACTAATGGAATCCCCATGGCCTTCAATACTTTTTCTGGTGGCGAAAGTGAAAAACTCTCTCTACTTCCAACAATTCGCCGTGTAAAGAGAGATTTCGCCTTGGAACGTATTATCGTTGTAGCAGACAGGGGGCTTAACACTAGTGATAATACCACTTTTCTTTCGGGAAAGAACCATGATGACATGGCAGGTAATGACGGCTATGTTTATGGACAGAGTGTTCTCGGTGCTGACAAAGAATTTAAAGAATGGGTATTAAATCAGGAAGATTATTTAATAGACAAAGAAGAAGATAAGGATGGAAATACCGTCTTTTTTAAGCACAAATTCCGCATTCATGCAAAGAAAATACAGTTAAAGGGAACAGATGGCAAGCGTGCCCAAAAGATGGAAATATTTCAGAAACAGATGGTCTACTATTCCGATAAATACGCCAAAAAACAGAAAAAAGACAGAGATAAGGCTATTGCGAAGGCAAAGGAACTGATTGCCAAACCCGGAAAATATACAAGAGCTACCAGCATTGGAGCTGCCGGCTATGTAAGCAATATCAAATTCTTAAAACAAACAGGTGAAATACCTGACGGGCTTGTTCTTTCCCTGAATGAAGCAAGAATTCAGAAGGAAGAAAAATATGATGGATACTATTCCATTGTTACCAGTGAAAAGCATTTATCAGATAGAGAAATTCGTGATATTTACAAGGGACTTTGGGAAATCGAAGAATCCTTTAAAGTAATCAAGAGTGAATTCAAGGCGAGACCTGTATATGTAAAAAAAGATGCACATGTAGAAGCACATTTTCTGGTATGTTTTGTAGCACTCGTAATCATGCGGGTTCTTGAACAGATGCTAGAGAAAAAACATACTGTGAAGCAGATTCGCAATTCTTTGATTAGCTATTCCTGCTCCTATTTGGAACAAAACTATTACCTGTTTGATTATCGAGATGATGTAATAGAATCCATTGAGTCTGTCTTTGGCTTTGACTTAAGTAAAAAGATTATGTCTCAGGCAGCGATCAAAAAAATTTTGCAATACAAAAAATAA
- a CDS encoding FtsB family cell division protein — protein MEAPNLYSQETYRVPEVSRTPKKRWRFRWKPGSIILLAVLGYVMFSFGQVYYQIHRLTLQKEELKQQLNQLKVENGNLHEKAYLVQTDAYIERLAREDFGMVKPGETVMVPAYPGEVKVLKETERNADIRD, from the coding sequence GTGGAAGCGCCTAATTTATACTCCCAAGAAACCTATAGGGTCCCGGAGGTCAGCCGTACACCAAAGAAACGGTGGAGGTTTCGATGGAAACCGGGGTCAATAATACTGCTTGCTGTGCTAGGGTATGTCATGTTTTCTTTTGGTCAAGTATATTACCAAATTCATCGCTTGACTTTACAGAAGGAGGAGCTTAAGCAGCAGTTAAACCAGTTGAAGGTGGAAAATGGAAACTTGCATGAAAAGGCTTATCTGGTTCAAACAGACGCTTATATAGAAAGATTGGCCAGGGAGGACTTCGGTATGGTAAAACCCGGTGAGACGGTAATGGTTCCTGCTTATCCTGGTGAAGTAAAGGTTTTAAAGGAAACGGAGAGAAATGCGGATATTCGAGACTAA
- a CDS encoding RNA polymerase sigma factor encodes MKIEIRGVEKLSFRERQVVALKEMGKSSEEIAKQLKLSASSVATLLHRARTKGYQVVIVLPGDALGIFGEEEEV; translated from the coding sequence ATGAAGATCGAAATACGTGGTGTGGAGAAGTTAAGCTTTCGGGAGCGGCAGGTAGTTGCACTAAAAGAGATGGGGAAATCCAGTGAGGAGATAGCCAAACAGTTGAAGCTATCTGCAAGCTCGGTTGCTACGCTCTTACATAGGGCCCGTACTAAGGGGTATCAAGTGGTAATTGTGCTCCCGGGTGATGCTTTGGGAATATTTGGGGAAGAGGAGGAAGTGTAA
- a CDS encoding amino acid ABC transporter ATP-binding protein has product MIKIEGVNKWFGNLHVLKGIDLEIKEREVVVIIGASGSGKSTLLRCINFLEKAQKGDIYIDGEKMISQPKVVNRLRQEVGMVFQHFNLFPHMTVLQNVIEGPTQVKGMPKGQATELGKDLLEKVGLSDKLDTYPAMLSGGQKQRVAIARALAMQPKVMLFDEPTSALDPELVGEVLVVMEHLAKEGMTMVVVTHEMWFAKEAADRVIYMDDGKIVEQGKPDDIFSAPKNERTQAFLSQIL; this is encoded by the coding sequence TTGATAAAAATTGAAGGAGTAAATAAGTGGTTTGGTAACCTGCATGTCCTCAAGGGGATTGACTTGGAAATCAAAGAGAGAGAAGTAGTGGTGATCATCGGAGCCAGTGGTTCGGGGAAAAGCACGCTTCTCCGCTGTATAAACTTTTTAGAGAAGGCACAGAAGGGGGATATCTATATAGACGGTGAGAAAATGATATCCCAGCCTAAAGTGGTAAACCGATTGCGTCAAGAGGTCGGTATGGTTTTTCAACACTTCAATCTTTTCCCGCATATGACCGTGCTTCAAAATGTAATTGAAGGGCCGACTCAGGTAAAAGGGATGCCAAAGGGTCAGGCAACCGAGCTGGGAAAAGACCTGCTTGAGAAAGTAGGTCTATCTGATAAACTGGATACTTACCCTGCCATGCTTTCCGGTGGACAGAAACAGAGGGTGGCAATTGCCAGGGCGCTGGCTATGCAGCCCAAGGTTATGCTTTTTGACGAACCTACTTCGGCACTGGACCCTGAACTTGTGGGAGAGGTGTTGGTGGTGATGGAGCACTTGGCAAAAGAGGGGATGACTATGGTGGTAGTCACCCATGAAATGTGGTTCGCAAAGGAAGCGGCGGATCGCGTAATTTATATGGACGATGGGAAAATTGTTGAGCAGGGGAAACCGGACGATATTTTTTCAGCACCAAAGAATGAACGGACCCAGGCGTTCTTAAGTCAAATCTTATAA
- a CDS encoding amino acid ABC transporter permease yields MTLEITTLGILVGFIIGLIVAFAKISRLKIFNVPAASYIYIIRGTPLLLQLFVIYYGLASVIRIPEIPSAFIALGIHNGAYLAEILRGAIQSIDRGQMEAARSLGMTQAKAMRRIILPQAFKRAIPPLGNQFIIATKDSSLASTIAVPELILKARQIGSSTFLYMEMLVTVAIWYLLMTTTLTIIVNKIENRLKVSEYQD; encoded by the coding sequence ATGACTTTGGAAATTACTACTTTAGGGATATTAGTGGGTTTTATAATTGGACTAATAGTAGCTTTTGCGAAAATCTCACGGTTGAAAATTTTTAATGTTCCGGCCGCATCTTACATTTATATAATTAGAGGGACACCATTGCTGCTCCAGTTATTCGTTATCTATTACGGTTTAGCAAGCGTTATACGAATACCAGAAATACCTTCCGCCTTTATTGCATTGGGTATACATAATGGTGCTTATCTTGCAGAAATCCTGCGCGGAGCGATTCAATCCATTGACCGGGGTCAAATGGAAGCAGCACGCTCTTTAGGAATGACCCAGGCGAAGGCAATGCGGCGTATTATTCTACCTCAGGCCTTTAAAAGAGCAATCCCTCCTTTGGGTAATCAGTTTATTATCGCTACGAAGGATTCTTCTTTGGCTAGCACCATAGCCGTGCCGGAATTAATATTAAAGGCCAGGCAGATAGGGTCGTCAACATTCCTTTACATGGAGATGCTGGTTACAGTAGCCATTTGGTACTTACTAATGACTACCACATTGACTATTATCGTTAATAAAATAGAGAATCGCCTTAAAGTAAGCGAATACCAGGATTAA
- a CDS encoding ABC transporter substrate-binding protein encodes MFKKLSMYLLISLMILSLAAVVGCSSQTDNGAGPDKEQAEKEQPKEEAKPEKEVISFAGSGGYPPFNFVNEKDEVVGFDVDVANEIATRLGMDMKYVTTAWDGIIEGLRAKRYDGILGSMAITEDREKQVDFSIPYYYSGAQLIVMKDSDIKTPDDLTAESVIGVATGTTFADDVEKLGAQARTYEDDFQTLMELQNGRLAGVITDRVVGLNAIKEIKNGDRLTLAGKLLRQETMGIAFHSDDDELREKVDAILEEMHQDGTLTEISAKWFDGEDITKQ; translated from the coding sequence ATGTTTAAAAAACTTAGCATGTATTTGCTGATTAGCTTGATGATATTAAGCTTAGCGGCAGTAGTTGGATGCAGCAGCCAGACGGATAATGGTGCAGGGCCGGATAAGGAACAGGCAGAAAAGGAGCAGCCCAAAGAGGAAGCGAAACCGGAAAAAGAGGTAATTAGTTTTGCCGGATCCGGCGGATATCCGCCCTTTAACTTCGTCAACGAGAAAGATGAAGTGGTTGGTTTTGATGTGGACGTGGCCAATGAAATAGCCACAAGGTTAGGGATGGATATGAAGTATGTAACTACTGCTTGGGACGGAATTATTGAAGGGTTAAGAGCAAAAAGATATGATGGGATATTAGGTAGTATGGCAATTACTGAAGATAGGGAAAAGCAAGTAGACTTTTCCATTCCTTATTACTATTCTGGCGCCCAGTTAATAGTCATGAAGGATTCTGACATTAAAACCCCTGATGATTTGACGGCAGAATCTGTAATTGGTGTGGCTACCGGAACGACCTTTGCTGATGATGTGGAAAAGCTAGGGGCTCAAGCTCGGACCTACGAAGATGATTTCCAGACTTTGATGGAGCTCCAAAATGGCCGACTTGCTGGCGTGATTACTGACCGGGTGGTAGGATTAAACGCTATTAAGGAGATTAAAAACGGTGACCGACTTACGTTAGCTGGTAAGCTTTTACGCCAAGAGACCATGGGTATTGCATTCCATAGTGATGACGATGAATTAAGAGAAAAAGTGGATGCAATATTAGAAGAAATGCATCAAGACGGTACTTTAACTGAGATCAGTGCTAAGTGGTTTGATGGTGAAGATATTACTAAACAGTAA
- the yabQ gene encoding spore cortex biosynthesis protein YabQ gives MVSVITQVQYFLWTVAIGLAIAFAFDFYRALRAEFRPPRWIGHAGDFTFWVLATIIGYFALLKINWGEVRLYVLLGIGLGALVYYAVGSRTVFKLWLQIFDICRRIIFTSWRIALFPFKILKRILKIPLGLLTLLLYKLNGIIKKFTKLLRGLATVPKRLWRILKKRKS, from the coding sequence GTGGTTTCGGTGATCACCCAGGTGCAATATTTTCTTTGGACTGTAGCCATCGGCCTGGCAATAGCATTTGCATTTGATTTTTACCGTGCTCTGCGAGCAGAATTCAGGCCGCCGCGGTGGATTGGACACGCTGGGGATTTTACTTTCTGGGTATTGGCTACTATCATTGGCTATTTTGCGCTGCTAAAAATTAATTGGGGTGAGGTTCGTCTATATGTTCTTTTGGGTATAGGATTGGGTGCCCTGGTTTATTACGCTGTTGGCAGTCGTACCGTCTTTAAGCTATGGCTGCAAATTTTTGATATCTGCAGACGGATAATTTTTACCTCGTGGCGCATTGCTTTATTTCCTTTTAAAATCTTAAAAAGAATTCTTAAAATTCCCTTGGGCTTACTTACGCTATTGTTGTACAAACTTAATGGAATTATTAAAAAATTTACAAAATTATTAAGAGGATTAGCAACCGTACCAAAGCGTTTATGGCGTATTCTGAAAAAACGAAAATCTTGA
- the yabP gene encoding sporulation protein YabP has product MSQGHQLTLTDRKALSVSGVKHVDSFDEGKIMLNTSLGILVLKGESLNVNQLNLDEGKVSITGNIGNIQYLDEHQVKKGKGIMQKLLK; this is encoded by the coding sequence ATGAGCCAAGGACACCAATTGACACTTACTGATAGAAAGGCATTATCGGTATCCGGGGTAAAGCATGTGGATAGTTTTGATGAGGGGAAAATAATGCTGAACACCAGTTTGGGGATTTTGGTCTTAAAAGGAGAAAGCCTTAATGTTAATCAGCTTAACCTTGATGAAGGAAAGGTTTCCATTACCGGAAATATCGGTAATATCCAGTACCTGGATGAGCACCAGGTAAAAAAAGGTAAGGGTATAATGCAAAAGCTGCTCAAGTAA
- a CDS encoding SpoIID/LytB domain-containing protein, which yields MLKRQIKLALLIVVGAMFIITAVGCPNTSQKPNLPKNKQQDNQQKKPQVAGGKEPKITLFISETGEKKELKIEEYLKGVVAAEMDTSWPAEALAAQAILARTFTMKKIQEGGVEKRGTDASTSVEEFQAYDVKRINSRVEQAVKQTRGEVVTYKGDYINGWFFADAGGVTSDSADEGLAFRKEPAPYIHSVKDPGFAITEKDNKAWTASFPLSEVRQAVKEKAGKDPGAVNTVKITKKGPSGRATVIKLGNTTVSGPALRLALGSTEMRSTLLDSITVQGNNLVVKGKGYGHGVGMSQWGARALAEEGKSPEEIVKYFFKDVQVQKVWE from the coding sequence ATGTTAAAACGTCAGATTAAATTAGCTTTGTTAATTGTAGTAGGTGCAATGTTTATTATCACTGCCGTGGGGTGTCCGAATACTTCACAAAAACCCAATTTACCCAAAAATAAGCAACAAGATAACCAGCAGAAAAAACCGCAAGTCGCCGGCGGTAAAGAACCTAAAATCACTTTATTTATCAGCGAAACTGGTGAAAAGAAGGAATTGAAAATTGAAGAATATTTAAAGGGTGTGGTTGCAGCGGAAATGGACACTTCCTGGCCGGCGGAAGCATTGGCAGCACAAGCTATCCTTGCTCGCACGTTTACCATGAAAAAAATTCAGGAAGGCGGAGTCGAGAAGCGTGGCACGGATGCCTCTACTAGCGTAGAGGAGTTTCAGGCTTATGATGTCAAAAGAATTAATAGCCGGGTTGAGCAGGCGGTAAAGCAGACCCGGGGGGAAGTGGTTACCTATAAAGGTGATTATATAAACGGATGGTTTTTTGCTGATGCGGGTGGGGTAACTTCTGATTCGGCTGATGAAGGTTTGGCGTTTAGAAAAGAACCAGCACCATATATACATAGTGTGAAGGACCCTGGTTTTGCTATTACTGAGAAAGACAATAAAGCATGGACTGCGAGTTTCCCATTAAGTGAAGTACGGCAAGCGGTAAAGGAGAAAGCCGGCAAAGATCCGGGCGCGGTCAACACGGTGAAAATAACAAAGAAAGGTCCTTCGGGTAGAGCGACGGTTATAAAGCTAGGAAACACTACCGTAAGTGGACCGGCATTACGCTTAGCATTGGGCAGTACGGAGATGCGTTCCACCTTATTGGATAGCATCACTGTTCAGGGGAACAACCTAGTTGTTAAAGGTAAAGGATACGGACATGGTGTAGGAATGAGCCAATGGGGTGCTAGAGCACTAGCGGAAGAAGGTAAATCGCCTGAAGAAATTGTGAAGTATTTCTTCAAAGATGTTCAGGTCCAAAAGGTTTGGGAGTAG
- a CDS encoding HU family DNA-binding protein — MNKTDLVSSVSDKAEITKKDAEKVVGALLDSIKDALAAGEKVQLVGFGTFEVRERAARTGRNPKTGEEIKIDATKVPAFKAGKALKDAVN; from the coding sequence TTGAACAAAACAGATTTAGTAAGCAGCGTTTCAGACAAAGCAGAAATCACAAAGAAGGACGCTGAAAAAGTTGTCGGTGCACTCTTGGATTCCATCAAAGACGCTTTGGCAGCTGGTGAAAAGGTGCAGTTAGTTGGATTTGGAACCTTTGAAGTGAGGGAACGAGCTGCCCGTACTGGTCGTAACCCCAAGACTGGGGAAGAAATTAAAATTGATGCTACTAAGGTGCCTGCGTTTAAAGCTGGTAAAGCTTTGAAAGACGCGGTTAACTAA
- the mazG gene encoding nucleoside triphosphate pyrophosphohydrolase, whose product MIEIIGLGPGGLGQLPVENLERLRQAKNLWLRTGRHPVADDLSSQGVNYQTFDELYQQAGEFDELYHEIVQQLKEMSLKGPITYAVPGHPLIAEKTVKMLFADEQVEIRIYAAMSCIDTIFAAIGIDPVDSGGVAIVDALTLDNAALLPSRSMLLLQTYNRQVCSDLKLTLMDSYPDDTQVCLIKAAGVSGQERISWLPLYQLDRQSWVDHLTSVYVPAVGEEQSCLTPLDPLTEIMSQLRSDNGCPWDKEQNHRSLRRYVIEEAYEVADAIDLGDMNKLCEELGDLLLQVVFHAHIAEENRQFDMNDVIKEIVAKMIRRHPHVFDNIEVHDAGEVIHNWEEIKAKEREGLGDTGIINVPMAMPSLMLAEKVQSQVSRVGFDWDKPQEALKKVTEEVNELLAVIETGNMARIREEMGDMLFAAVNVSRLLKLEPEEVLKEAVGKFIRRFRYMEQEVKQQNVSMRALSLDQLEELWQKSKQEIG is encoded by the coding sequence ATGATTGAGATTATTGGATTAGGGCCTGGTGGTCTTGGGCAGTTGCCGGTGGAAAATTTGGAACGATTACGTCAGGCGAAGAATTTATGGCTGCGTACCGGCAGGCACCCCGTAGCGGACGATTTATCCAGCCAGGGGGTAAATTATCAAACGTTCGATGAACTTTATCAACAGGCGGGGGAATTTGACGAACTTTATCACGAAATAGTTCAACAGCTAAAGGAAATGTCTCTCAAAGGGCCCATTACCTATGCAGTGCCCGGGCATCCGCTAATTGCTGAAAAGACGGTAAAAATGCTGTTTGCTGATGAGCAGGTGGAGATTCGTATCTATGCCGCTATGAGCTGTATAGATACTATCTTTGCAGCTATTGGTATCGATCCCGTGGATTCAGGGGGGGTAGCCATTGTTGATGCGTTAACACTGGACAATGCTGCTTTGCTGCCTTCGCGGTCGATGCTGCTGCTCCAGACTTACAACAGGCAGGTTTGCTCTGACCTAAAGTTAACCCTGATGGATAGCTATCCCGACGATACGCAGGTTTGCCTGATTAAGGCGGCAGGGGTATCCGGTCAGGAAAGGATATCATGGCTGCCCTTATATCAATTGGACAGGCAGTCATGGGTTGACCACTTGACCAGCGTCTATGTGCCGGCCGTGGGGGAGGAGCAGTCCTGTCTTACGCCGTTAGACCCATTGACAGAGATTATGAGTCAGCTGCGTAGTGACAATGGATGCCCGTGGGACAAAGAACAGAATCACCGGTCGCTAAGGCGCTATGTGATTGAAGAGGCCTATGAGGTAGCGGACGCCATCGATCTGGGTGATATGAATAAATTATGTGAGGAATTGGGAGACTTACTACTACAGGTTGTCTTCCATGCGCATATAGCAGAAGAGAATAGACAGTTTGATATGAATGATGTGATTAAGGAAATAGTTGCTAAAATGATACGCCGACATCCCCATGTGTTCGATAACATTGAAGTGCATGATGCCGGTGAAGTTATACATAACTGGGAAGAAATCAAGGCAAAGGAGCGGGAGGGCCTTGGGGATACAGGTATAATCAATGTCCCTATGGCAATGCCCAGCTTGATGTTGGCGGAAAAGGTGCAGTCTCAGGTTTCTAGGGTGGGGTTTGATTGGGACAAACCGCAGGAAGCGTTGAAAAAGGTGACGGAGGAAGTGAATGAACTTTTAGCAGTGATAGAAACTGGAAACATGGCAAGAATAAGGGAAGAAATGGGTGATATGCTCTTCGCAGCGGTAAACGTCAGCAGGTTGCTAAAACTCGAACCTGAGGAGGTGCTTAAGGAAGCGGTGGGTAAATTTATCCGGCGCTTTAGATATATGGAACAGGAAGTAAAACAGCAAAATGTATCGATGCGGGCACTGAGTTTGGACCAGTTGGAAGAGCTTTGGCAAAAATCTAAGCAAGAAATTGGGTAA
- a CDS encoding putative polysaccharide biosynthesis protein has protein sequence MTGRDGFIRGAAILALAGFISKSIGAFYRIPFARLVGGEGVGLYQMVYPIYTVVLALSTAGIPVAISVLVAEKTAQGDYYGANRIFKVALILLSVASLLFAAALMMGADFLATEVLKEPRAQLAIKAIAPAIFITGVMSSLRGFFQGQQVMHPTAISQVLEQSIRVITVFIAVFVYSGNITLIAAGATFGAVTGSAVGLAFLIWYFLRKRNTDFKRIGFLPQERKRVLVKRIIVIALPLSLGNLIMPIMQLIDAVVVPQRLRAAGYAVNRATELFGQFTGMAGTLINLPTIITLSLAVSLVPAIAEASSRGYLEQAAHRGNAALRVTTVLLLPAAAGLWALAEPISIFLFSISEVGVPLRYLAGGVVFLGLYQVTAGVLQGMSKTYIPVINLFIGAAVKLLLSYWLTAIPTVGIRGAAMSTVLGFFTAFMLNYLSLKIFLPGMAIKRYLFKPMLAVTIMTGIVVFSYGRFLLLWGNAIAVMGVIIIAVFAYLIMLAGTGALRLKDVEALPFAGSRIIKILVRLGFVR, from the coding sequence GTGACCGGTAGGGACGGATTTATCCGTGGTGCAGCGATTTTAGCATTGGCGGGTTTTATTTCTAAAAGTATAGGTGCATTTTACCGCATACCCTTCGCTCGCCTGGTAGGCGGTGAAGGTGTAGGGTTATACCAAATGGTTTACCCCATATACACAGTGGTATTGGCTTTATCTACCGCGGGCATTCCCGTTGCGATTAGCGTATTGGTAGCGGAAAAAACGGCGCAGGGAGATTATTACGGCGCCAATAGGATATTTAAGGTGGCCTTAATTCTTTTATCGGTAGCGAGCCTTTTGTTTGCAGCCGCTTTAATGATGGGTGCAGATTTTTTAGCAACAGAGGTTCTAAAAGAGCCTAGAGCACAATTGGCTATAAAGGCAATTGCGCCGGCTATCTTTATCACCGGAGTCATGTCTTCCCTACGGGGTTTTTTCCAAGGTCAGCAGGTTATGCATCCTACAGCCATATCCCAGGTGTTGGAGCAGTCTATTCGGGTGATTACGGTTTTCATAGCAGTCTTTGTATATTCAGGAAATATTACTTTAATTGCTGCAGGTGCTACTTTTGGGGCGGTGACGGGCAGCGCCGTTGGATTGGCCTTTTTGATCTGGTATTTTCTTAGAAAGAGAAATACTGACTTTAAGCGAATAGGGTTTTTACCCCAAGAAAGAAAACGTGTATTGGTCAAGAGAATCATAGTTATAGCGCTGCCGTTGTCTCTAGGAAATCTAATTATGCCTATCATGCAGTTGATAGATGCAGTTGTGGTACCCCAAAGATTAAGGGCCGCCGGTTATGCAGTAAACAGAGCAACGGAATTATTCGGTCAGTTTACGGGGATGGCCGGGACTTTGATTAATTTGCCCACGATCATAACTTTGTCCCTTGCGGTTAGTTTAGTACCTGCCATCGCGGAGGCTTCCTCTCGGGGATACTTAGAGCAAGCAGCCCATCGAGGTAATGCTGCGCTTCGGGTAACAACGGTACTTCTGCTGCCTGCCGCTGCGGGGCTGTGGGCATTGGCTGAACCAATCAGCATATTTTTATTTAGTATCAGTGAGGTAGGAGTACCCCTAAGGTACTTGGCAGGGGGAGTGGTCTTTCTGGGGTTGTATCAGGTAACTGCCGGGGTATTACAGGGAATGAGCAAAACATATATCCCGGTAATTAACCTATTCATTGGTGCAGCAGTGAAGCTTTTATTAAGTTATTGGTTAACTGCCATACCTACTGTAGGTATACGAGGGGCGGCGATGTCAACCGTATTGGGTTTCTTTACCGCGTTTATGCTAAATTATCTAAGCTTAAAGATATTTTTGCCCGGAATGGCAATAAAGCGATATTTGTTTAAACCGATGCTGGCTGTTACAATAATGACGGGTATAGTGGTATTTAGTTATGGGCGCTTTTTATTGTTATGGGGAAATGCTATAGCAGTAATGGGTGTTATTATCATTGCTGTCTTCGCTTACTTAATAATGCTGGCAGGGACCGGTGCTTTGCGGTTGAAAGATGTGGAAGCCCTTCCCTTTGCAGGCAGCAGGATAATTAAAATATTGGTTAGGCTAGGTTTTGTGAGGTGA
- the spoVT gene encoding stage V sporulation protein T: MKATGIVRRIDDLGRVVIPKEIRRTLRIREGDPLEIFVDRDGEVILKKYSPIGELGDFAKEYADSLYEAIGHIACIADRDNIIAVSGAPKKEFLDKPVGPAVEKVMEDRKSVLINNPGEHGHCRICATEDENEPCKYSAEVVAPIIAEGDPIGAVILCSKEPNVKMGDMEMKLAETAAGFLAKQMEQ, encoded by the coding sequence ATGAAAGCAACAGGAATTGTACGGCGTATTGATGACCTAGGAAGAGTTGTTATTCCCAAAGAAATCCGTAGGACATTACGAATTCGTGAGGGTGACCCGTTGGAGATATTTGTTGACCGAGATGGTGAAGTTATTTTGAAAAAGTACTCTCCTATCGGGGAACTAGGCGACTTTGCCAAGGAATATGCTGATTCTCTTTACGAGGCGATTGGACATATTGCATGTATAGCAGATCGGGATAACATTATTGCAGTTTCCGGAGCTCCTAAAAAAGAGTTTTTGGATAAACCGGTAGGACCGGCTGTAGAGAAAGTTATGGAAGATAGAAAGTCGGTACTAATCAATAACCCCGGTGAACATGGGCACTGCCGTATTTGTGCTACAGAAGACGAAAACGAACCATGCAAGTATTCAGCCGAAGTGGTGGCACCTATCATTGCCGAAGGTGATCCCATTGGTGCAGTAATTCTTTGTTCAAAGGAACCCAATGTAAAAATGGGTGACATGGAGATGAAACTTGCGGAAACAGCGGCGGGATTCCTGGCTAAACAAATGGAACAATAA